In the genome of Arabidopsis thaliana chromosome 4, partial sequence, the window CTCTTGTAATCAATTTCTCTTACCGAACATGCGAACAATTTTAACATGGTTCCACAGCCTGCACTGAACTCTTGAAGCAAGTTCCTCACGTCTAAGATCATGTTAACGTCATAGGCATATGCATTTGATGGACTCTACGTAAAAGGAAAGATTTAGAGTCTCCCAATTTTAGTCTCGGGGTTGCTCACTTTCATCAGCTAGAACCTTGAAGTTAGTACCAAACTCTTGTTTAAGCAATCTCACATCGGATGTCTCTAGCTTGTAGGAGATGGGAATGGTCACGAGTTGGCCTTTGTCCACCAGCTCTTTGATCTTCACCAGCTCATCTAAAGCAACATTTGGATTCGGAGTACCTTTTGGAGAAAATCTTGgtttaaatcaaaatctgcATAGTAGACCAAAATTTCGATTATAGTATAGTCCTCAGACCGATCCGAGAAAATCCCAACCTAACTAGTCAAGTCTAGGCTCTTAATTTCTTAGTCAAAACGAAACATATACATCATTGTTAAGCAAAAGTGTACAAGGCAAGTCTAGGCTCTTGATTGCTAAGTCAAACGAAACGTATACATCATATGTTAACCAAAAGTCTACACCATCCCACTTTAACCAATACTGGAGCTTGTTCCTGAGAGGCTGCTTCGCCATATTTGAACCATTTCATATTGAGCCAATAACATGTTTATAGAGATCTTAAGATCAGTCAGTATAGAAAGTAGAAACACTGAACTCAAGATTCTTATGCAAATTAAAAGGCAAATTCTTTGGTGATGCTAATAAGAAAGTGAGCTAAAAGGtttcaaattgttttggatctttgattttggttcagtgtttgattttggttctaATGTCGAAACGTCccattttggtttttcttgtttggttcGGTTGAGGTTCAATTAACCAGAAATAgttcttttagaaaaaaatagaacaaatcCACATTAGACTAATTACATACCGCTATTACGAAAAAATAAACTAGATTCACGGCGATTTGTTATCTGCTTTAAAAGTAAGATAATTTATACATCTAGGGTTGCCTGAATTTTCAGCCCTATACTAGTTGGAATCTCAACTTTCCATCCTAAATTTTTAGCCACTTGAAAAACCaccataaacaattttaatctcGATAAAACTACATGTACTTTcagatttgttcttaaaactaCACCTCCAATTGAACCGACCAGTTAACCAAAAATTATACATCCGGTTTGACTTACCCAAAATTTAACCGAACTTATTCGATTTCGACTCTATTTTAACCCAATTTAGactcaaaaaatatattctctagaagaaaaatactttttatttatttttgataaaaacttaaaaataaataaattaattttaccaaaataataaaataaaaaaaaaataccacacaaaattatataataaaattttagtatatattttggtaataaacaaaatataccgcaaaataatataacaaaatagacAACAAATTCCTTTTATAATTACAatggtgttatatatatatatatataaatgtatatggTATATActctaaatttaataattcaaaggtcattttcttttttaaaacaccataatcatatataaatatatatatatatatatatacatatataactcatcttgaaatatataaaaagaaaactgaatctataaagaaaaataaatttataaataccataatatatactttgattATGATGTTTAcggatatatataaaaataaatttggcatatattttgaatttcattacatatataaagttCAAAGGTCATATATTatgatttcaagaaaaatgaatattttgtttaaaataaagacatagctttatatttataaaaaatataaatgattgccaaaaggaaaatatatatgtttgtatattatcaaaattttataacaaaatgtagctcaaaatataatttgggGTATATTTTGTCATAATAATTTTTGCtaaaattaagttataatttaatatttttaattgtttatcacaaatatcacaaataaaaattaataaaaataattttacttcTTAATAAgacaatttatttacattttgtttggGTCAAAATTAGGCTAAAATAAAGTCAAAATCGTATTAATTTCGGTTAAATTATGGGTAAGTCAAACCGAATGTATAATTATCGGTTAACTGGTCGGTTCAATTGGAGGCGtagttttaagaacaaatccgAAAGTACATGTAGTTTTATCgagattaaaattgtttatggtGGTTTTTCGAGTGGTTAAAAATTTAGGGTGGAAAGTTGAAATTCTAACTAGTATAGGGTTGAAAATTCAGGCATCCCATACATCTATTCAAAGTTATATTCTCGCTCAAAAGACATTTGATATTTCTAAGAAGAAACAGGTCAATTACATGAAACCCGGTCTATATTGCAGTCATATagaatatttaaaagtttttttattcatatatatttgaccATATCCTCCAGTTACATGGAATAGAATAAGGTACTTAacattaaagattttttgCTTTAGTTTAACAGCATACATGAGGAGTACGTCTAAGCTTAGCAATTGTACTCACAAGTACAAAGTTGTGAGTACTTGTCTCCGCGACAAGTTGCAAATCCGGTATTGTAAACTCGAAAACACTCGTTTAGGCATGATTCAATATCACATGGGTGGCCAAGTTTTATGACCGAGGTACATGTTTTTAACTGCTTTGCACTTGAAAATACCAAAAAgcctaaaacaaaaacaaattgtattaATACTTAACAATTTTTGAAGTATAGCATATATTGTCAGATTTATACCAAGTAAATGAAAGAGGCATaagatatgtatatgtatatttgctttaatattttaaaaacattaaataaatcgtattgaatgttttgttgggGGAAAACGTTTTTATGGCATTAGAcattaaacattaaaacaaattgCAATAAAATAGgtcaataataaaatgatttctTCTAGGGTCATAAATTTCCCCAGCCATGCTTAAAAGTAATAGACGCATCGTTTTCGAAAGctaagttttgaattttataacaTAACTAATTCAATGTAATACAAGATATATACGAACTTTTACCTGAGAGAACAAACATGCAGATGAACAGATAAGAACACAGTAGTTTTGCCATGACTTGGGAATCAATAAGAAGATTACGTTAATCTAACAATTGTTTGTTTCGAAAAATTCTTTACATTGAAAGATGAGATGGGAAAAGAAAGTATTTATAGATTATAAGTGATGTGAGAAACATAGAAGAAATATACTCTTTTGGCAACATATTTAAACTAATGTGAAAAGagtcaaaattattattttggcaAAAACATTTCTCATAATAATTAGTTTGAACGTTGACCaacaaaatggaaaaaaaaaaagagatttctGAAAAGTaacaccatatatatataatattaaatatttggtaATGGTCAACATATAATTTCTATGCATTCATTTTCTATGGAAAATTGTATAGTAATATAATTACTCATCCAATTATGGAAAGAACAAAAGGgaccaaaaatatttacaaattaaaaccattacaaaaaaattattaaaaaaatcattaaacatATAGATTCGATGTATAATAAGTGTAcaataaaattagaaagaatttaaatataatttcagtttactatttaaaatttaattgtaCAACTTAAtgttgataaaaattaaaaactccACATTATATCGAAAATCAGatccaaactaatt includes:
- the LCR38 gene encoding low-molecular-weight cysteine-rich 38 (low-molecular-weight cysteine-rich 38 (LCR38); LOCATED IN: endomembrane system; CONTAINS InterPro DOMAIN/s: S locus-related glycoprotein 1 binding pollen coat (InterPro:IPR010851); BEST Arabidopsis thaliana protein match is: low-molecular-weight cysteine-rich 24 (TAIR:AT4G29285.1); Has 35333 Blast hits to 34131 proteins in 2444 species: Archae - 798; Bacteria - 22429; Metazoa - 974; Fungi - 991; Plants - 531; Viruses - 0; Other Eukaryotes - 9610 (source: NCBI BLink).), which produces MAKLLCSYLFICMFVLSGFLVFSSAKQLKTCTSVIKLGHPCDIESCLNECFRVYNTGFATCRGDKYSQLCTCEYNC